The Primulina eburnea isolate SZY01 chromosome 12, ASM2296580v1, whole genome shotgun sequence genome includes the window CCaccttatttatttatatattgaattgaataaataaaaaaatgaagtgATTTGGTTATTATGGGGTTTCCCTACCAATATAGACTTTTGTATTTAAAGCAGTTAAAAGGTCAACTGTACCTCACTGGCACCAACCAACCTAACTTTCCGATTCTACCCTCCTTTACTCCAACGCAACGCCTCATCAAATCCGGGCACCTTTTTGACTTTCTTCAAACACAACTGTAAAGTTAGTCAATGAATGGATGACGTGTACAGATATGACTGGACACCCAACTATTGCTCCACACCTATTAATTTATGAATTGAATTAAATTCTTGGCATTATTCATTTTATCAGTTcgataaaagaaaataaaagaaaagaaaattcgtAATTAAGATAATTTACATTGTAATATATTATTAGATGTAGATTAAGAATAGGAAATTGGTTTGTTTCCATTCTTGTTTCAAATACAATCCCGCTAACACATTATTCGTGTGTACTATGAAATTTCAAAGATATTTCACCAGTCAAGTATAAAATATtatgagtatgtctcttgtgagacggtctcacgaatttttatctgtgagacttgTCAATcctatcaatattcacaataaaaagtaatactcttaaaatagaaagtaatattttttcatagacaacccaaataagaaatatgTTTAATAAAATATGACATGTGAAGCCgtcacacacaaatttttgtcaaatatTATTTACACCAAACTATTTGGATGCTTTTTATCCATAATAATAAATAACTATATAAAATTgttatttattgtatttgttttttttttgtaattttttatttgaagagataattttaaaaattagtgaAGCATATCTACTTAATATCCAGTACTTGATAGGGTTACTAGTTTCTTCAAGCTTCATCGCccaattattatataaaaaaaacaacgGTTTGAAAATTTGAGATTAAAATATTtgggaaaatgaaaaaaataaaaatatagcaGTTTGACTCTTCCAGAACAGCTTATTTTATCTCTCCCTCTCCGTCGTTTTGATTTCTAACCTTAGATTCTCTGTCTCTCTCTCTCTTGAATGGTTTGGTGAAGGATGGCCGTAGATTTAATGCCGGGCTTCAGTTTCATCTCCAAGATGGAAGAGAACGCCGCCAGAGAAGCTGCCGCTGCTGGTCTTCAGAGCGTCGATAAGCTTGTGATTATTCTCTCCAACGCAAAAAAATTCCACACAGATCCCAACGCCGCCGTAGATTGCCGTGCAGTAGCCGATATCGCGGTCAACAAATTCAAGAAATTCATCACTTTGCTCGATCGGACCAGAACCGGACACGCGAGATTTCGCCGAGGCCCAGTTCCCGAAAGCAAAAAGATAGAGCCGGCTCTGGAATCGGTTGGACCACCGTCCCAAGCTCCAAAGCCGGTGGATAATGCTTCGAGCACGAAAATTTACTGCCCGACTCCTGTCCAGCGGCTTCCGCCGCTGCCGAACCACCACCAGAAGCTGGTGAGGAATGGTTCGTTCGAGAGGAAAGAGACTTCAACCACCATAAACTTCGCCTCGCCGGCGACTTCTTTTATGTCTTCGTTGACCGGAGACACCGACAGCTTACAGCCATCGATGTCTTCGGGATTTCAAATCACAAATCTGTCGCAGGTTTCCTCCGCCGGCCGTCCGCCGCTCTCGAGTTCGTCTTTTAAGCGGAAGTGCAGCTCCATGGACGATTCCAACAACAAGTGCGGGGGCGGGTCGACCGGGAGTCGTTGCCATTGTCCCAAGAAAAAGTAAGCTCAAAGTCAACTCTTAGGAAACGTACAATAAAAGTGTCGCTGATTTAGATTTATTTGGTAGATAAGTATTCAATCCTTGATATTTCGAGTCGACAGGAAATCAAGGGCGAAAAGAGTCATGAGGATTCCAGCTATAAGCATGAAGATGGCTGATATTCCACCCGATGATTACTCTTGGAGGAAATATGGTCAGAAGCCCATCAAGGGTTCCCCTCATCCTAGGTAATTTTATGTCACAATTTCAAGATTTTTATTTACCCACCCCTGATCGATATATAGTTACAGGTTATTATCATTGAATTTGGATTGTAAATAATTTTCAGGGGATATTACAAATGTAGTAGCGTCAGAGGGTGTCCTGCCCGAAAGCATGTAGAACGGGCTTTCGATGATCCGACAATGCTTATAGTAACCTATGAAGGAGAACACAATCATTCCCATTCCACGACAGAAACACCACCTGCACTAGTTCTTGAATCATCTTAAACACAAAATTCCCCATCATCAACGGCTGTAGATAGGAAAAGTCTAATCACCACCGTCCAAAGCGCCGAAAAAGATTAATTGCTTGCTGGTGAACGATGGATTCtcgaacaaaatatttttttttttttttttgggatttggTGGGAATTGAATCGTGGGGGTTTCTTTAATTTGTTCTACAAAATGTCAaatatatctgagttgattttgATCCCATTGTCGGCCATTTCTTTATTGGATTTTCAAGTTCTTTATTGCCAACTTCTACAAGTTCCATTTTTCTGGAAGTCGTTGAAAAATATGTGTGTATATTTATATTATCGTTCAAAAAACACGAGTTTATATAATGTATATATAAATTGCAGGTCAAGTTTATTTATTAACCAATGGCATCCATCTAAATTGTACCTCGAAATCTTATCGAGTCAACTTTTAAACATATTGGATTTCATCTGGTTGAATCTGtctgtcttttttttttctttttttcctttGACAAATCGAAATATGTAGTCACGATAATATTgtcatttaatatatataaccAAATCAAAATATGGATAAGAAGATAAAAGTATTGCGAActttaaaatcaaattaaaataaagtataaaatgATGCATATCCCCACAATTGTTgctaaaaagtaatattctgacgaaatcatttatttattttaaaataataattataaggttTTGCATCCGTCGTGTAAACATCCcctcaataataataaaatgcaAGACCATTTTTTTGAGTGATGGTAGTTGGAGGGTATGAGCTAataaaacttgaacttttgggataaatgttattaaatttgATCGTGATATCCATGAACTCATTTTTTTgtgaaataataatattttagcgATCGGTTGCATGTGTTGCGTACATAAatgtcaaaaaatatttttatttttattttatttttaaaaacaagtaGAAGTGAAGCTAAAAAGTTTAAAATTCTAAtttaaaaaacatatttttttaagtGTTTTTATGAAACAAACactattgttttttaaaaaaaatatttaaatctaTTGGCCTTCTGTAAACCAAACTCACTTATAGTGTGGATGAAAATGTATATCATTTTAATTacgattatttataatatagctgGGTCCTCGTTCGATTTGATCAAAGCTGATAGAAACAAAACAAGATGAAGCAatttatagatatatatatatatatatatatatataatatattgccTTCTGTAACCAACTCACCTTATAGTGTGGAGGAATGGGTAATATCATTTAATTacgattatttataatatagctgGGTCCTCGTTCGATTTGATCATGCCTGATAGAAACAAAACAAGATGAagcaattatatatattattatatatatatatatatatatatatatatatatagtatatatatatatatatatatatatatatgaacccTCAAtcaattatatttattaatttatttttattataaaattcaaTGGGGTTTGATAATTGAGAGTTGGATAAGCACAAAAATCACAGGATTAGTCGGATTTGTTGACTTTTTCGGGATTGACCATTCAGCGTAGATGTCGCAGGTGTAAGTTAACTTTGGAGATCACGAGGGAAACAGTGTCATTGAGTTGTTTTAACTAGAATAAATATATGTGAGATCGCTTAACAAATTcttatttatgatataaatcgACTCGATCAATATTtagaataaaaattaatatttttattattaaaaataatattttttatgtgtCAAATCGGATAAGAGAGCATTCACACAAAATTGAATTGtgataacaatttttttttaaaattaaatccgGAAAGATTTTTATTCCTTCCCAGAattgttgttgttttatttaatattaaatattatgtaACCTTGACCTTAGATACATGTgtgtattatttaaaattatagctTTATAGATTTTGGAGCTGTCACATGCGTTAAAGATTGAGGACGACCCATCAAGATacagtcaatttttttttttttaaattattattatgtgatttgaaaaaataaaaatacctcTGTTGAGTATCCTATGCATGTAATGTGTAAAGTTGCAATTTTttccattattttaataaaagagTATGTTTATTTTCTTACATGCGTAGGATACACAAGTTCCATTGTGAAAAGACATTAATTTCAATTAATGCTCTAATTATGTCAATTGTCTCATCACAATAGAACCTAAAGTTTCAATCTAAAATATAATACTGATCACTTCTACTTCCTCTCGATAGGAACTTCGATCGGACCCATAGCCGATGATACAAGTATGAGacaatttaataatattaatatcataaaataatttaattataaataatataattttattgaaaTAAACAGATGTTGAAAGTTAAACAGAAATACAGAATATATCGTACAAAAGTTGTACAATACAAAGTTTGGATGtttgtcattttttttaatgaaaagatGATATCATTATCATGAAAGACTATCAAATGATAGCATAGCGGAGCCATCTTTAATTACGCTATCTCCAACTCAAAattctattttaaaataattttattttaaaataatataatttttgcatcaaatataatattaatctcCAAACCATCTCCTTCAAATCTTactttaaaaaataatagtatcgaaatatttttttatttgatttattaaatttattttattttttgaactgAATGTGAATATTCTTCAACCTatctatttgatttattttaatttttatgtttaaatatctaattattaaaataatataataaatattatactattatttaaataatatttataatttttaatatgaatatttataataaataaaaaaaataaaataaagagctTTGTGCCAACTTGGTGCAGTAGAAATGGAGTTGCGTTGTTTTGCAAAATAGCACAGCTCCGTAGGAGAAGGAAACCCTGTGCTTTGGCTCATTTTGACGCCAGGTTAGAGATGTCAGCATCGACTCTAGCACcacattttcttttttaaaaaattatactttaaaGTTTTTAGTTTTGTTTTTTCAGCCATTGTTTAAAGTTGAACcgtcttttattttttgtttttgtttttttcagtTCAGGATAAAAATTTGtagttttctttttttaaaaaaaaaaaaattgttttatttttgcTTTTTCACTCCACAAGGCGACAACCCCTTCTCGTCCAACTCTTCCCCATTCCAATTTTCGGTCTACGTTGGGAAAGGGTGTCCGATCCTAACACATCATATCCAATATTGATATCTCGTTTTttctattttatgtttttggaatTAATTAATTTACTGTACAATTACATGGGGCAAATCCATCTTTAAGTACTTTGGAAGCCTTGATCCAGTGACTAACGAGCAAATTGGTTGGCACGCCTTGAGCAATGAACAATCGAAGCAGCAACCGATCTTGAACAAGTATTTCGAATATATACTAAGCTAGCGACGGGTTCATCCATAGCAAAACGAGAGAAAACATGAATATATTCGATCACCGACAATGCATCTGATTCAGCAATCCATTTAGAAGCTTGAAAACCCTTTAATTTCCTTAACAGCCAACAATTGTTTATGCACTTCAAACTGGAATAGTGTGCACCTGGTCTCAAGGATGGAGATGTTTGTCACTTTTGAGTACTTTTATTTGTTTCAcaagtgatccatatatatatcataatatactTATTGAGAGGATGATCCTCATCTTTTGTCACATATCACATTTTGCATATAGTTTATTTCTCTGCAAACGAGagccataaatatatataaactcATTGACACAAGTCCCGGATGGTTGAGTTCAATGTTTATCCAATAatctaaatttattttttacatGTATGATATGTGCTTTTTTCCCCCTATGGACCCTTCTTCTCCTGCTTATTGTATCTCTAACAAATGTGTGTACTCTTCCACTTAACTCGTGTCTTTCGTTTAACTTTATACATCAGAGTGACTTGATTTATGTCAAAAAATTTctattaaaaatattgtttttatgtTCATCGTAGATACAGATTAGATCGATCTAtctcatgaatataaatctgaGATCGTCTACTAACTTTTTTGATCGAACCCTCACATTTAATCACATCATCTTATTCAATTTTCTTGTAGTTAATTAATTCGGATCCAATTCTCTTATATTCTAGCATATCATCCCATATATCAGAAGAGAGATATTCAGTAATATATGGAAcatgttattatttttttaaaacaaaaaaaaaggttAGAAAATTAGTCAATGACCGTACACTTTTAGAAAGAAGTTAATTTATAGCTTTTTTTCAAAACCTTTTGACTTCTGATTTATCGAACGGTTGCTTTCAATTTACTAAAGATGCTTACTAAGTGGAGCTCTTATTTATTcgaatatattaaattaaatttaattaaacacgATAAAAAGCACACCAGTAAATTTAAAGCATACAAAGGTGGAATTTGTGAATGaccttttttttaataatattataatatttccATAGATTACGGAAGAAAATTTAAAGGAATCAGAAAATCTTGAATTGCCAAAAATCAGCATCGAAAAATGGATGATTTTTGAATCAGATAAAAGGAGATTTCATAAGTAAACGAGAAAAAAAACAACCTTTTAAATAAAGAAATCTCCACTAAAAAAGAATGAGCCTAATTAGTTTACTCCTTTTTCTTCCAAACACTTTATGATAATTGTTGTTCCAAAAagtgaaatcgctcaccttaggcGTCCCTCACCCCCGGCCCGACAGGAttgtgagaggaggtaaatcatgaTAACTCAGCCAACCAGCAGCAGCTAGACCTTATACTACGCCGCACATAACTAAAGCAGTGGGAACATTTCAAatctattttgaaaaaaatgttCATCCTATTTACTATTCTGATTACATTATTCATGTAACACCTCAAACCCGGAGGTATGAaattaacataaaatatatatacatatacacccACGTTTCGGCATGGTGCCATGTGCCTTGCACACAccgtgtattttttttaaaaaactaaccATGATCGAAGGTTTCTGCATTGAAAATATGCAATCTGGACAAAATAGAGTTGGAATTTTAAGAACTTTTCTTAATAGAAAGTGTAGAACTAAGTAAGATACacctactttaaaattttcatattttttggagatgaatttgaaatcaaattgATGTGAGATTTTACTACCAGATTTTTTTATAAACGTGAATTTTTTTAGGaggtaataaaaataattacctCCTAGTTGATGTGAGATTTTGCTACCAGATtttttttctgtataattttttGGCATTTTGCCTAACATTTATGAAAAAATTTCCATTCTTGTTATTCGATAATGCATCACATTGAAACTCACATTTATCATATTGTAGTGAATGTTTGATACTGGGAGGATATTATTGAATTccaatcatttataaattagtTTAATGAATGGATGAATGACTCTTTATTGAAGCCTTGAACAATGGTCATCGTACCGGAAAATGTGTCAACTGGACAACACGGCTTCGACCCAAAAAGTGAGTCCAATGAATAGTGGGTTATCAATCCGGGACATATGCTTCATCTAACAACGTGACTTGGATCCAGAAATGTGAGTTCACTTTGAGTCGAAAACAATCAATTATAATGAATTAAtgtgaatacatgaaaaaaagTGCTACACTGAATTTCGGCAAGAGACACCTCTTTAACCTACGATATTCACTCTAGAAACCAGCACAATTATTGCATTCGTATTGACCTCACTTTGATTTATAGCATCTACTATTTTCTTTTCATGATACATCATATTGAAATAGTAGGCAACTATATCATATTTCGACTTGTTATATTAAGTAAATCAAATTTACGTCCTCACTAAGTCTTAAAAGACTCGGTCTCTATGATGTTTTCTATTATTGTAATTTGCCAGATGTTGAAGTACTATAGCCTAAACGGGAGGAAATAAGAAAATGAAAACtattatatatgattttgtgtatTATCATATCTAGTCTAGAATTGGTACGTTAGTTATTATGTCTAATATGTCTTTTTAGTATGTTTGATTGAACTACTATAGCTAAATAAATTATACAAACACttcaattattaattttaattataatattgttATTATGAGTTGGGGCCACAATTTATATGTGActaaaatcttttttttttttttttttttgccgtGATTATTAGATGGTTAAATTATTTGAACTGTTGCTGATTTGGGTGAAACCGTAGAAGGCTGAAAAGCTGAGGGACCGACATAATAATCACTACATAAACATATCACAAATGATCATTAATACACAAAAATCGAATATTATATTCGGAAGTtatatttttttagtaaaataatatattgtgATTAGATTGATTAATTTGATTTGGACGAAGATGATTTTATTTGTGGAaggatcttatttgaattttgtcGATAATCCACACACAACCTTAATTTATGCGTGGTTCATTTCTTAACTTatagatgtttcatttgagaaATAACGCTACATGCAAGTACCATTGACTTCTAATCTTGTTGATTATGCGGATATTTAACAGGCACTGGCATTAACACTGAAAATCAAGATTGATTAGAACAAGAAGATGACTAAGGAAGTGGTGACGTAGCCAATTCAGATAGGGCCAATGGCGCAGAGTTAGGGTGAGGAAACCAACAAGGCATATGTGCATATGTTGCAGTATAGGGACAATACCTCGGACGTGCGAAAAATGCTGCACATTCTGCCACTGATCTCTGTAATGGCAGACCAGgaatacaattttttttcacATCAAGCACGCCATTCTTGACGAGTTTCAAACAAATGGGACCAACGTGCATGAAATAGTTATCCGACAGCGAAAGATTAACCAAGTTTCCTAGGCTGCATAGTACTTCGGGCACATTTCCATACAACAGATTGCCAGCAAAATTTAGAATCTCCAGGTTTTGCAAGCAACCCAGAGAAAATGGCAAAAGCCCGGTTAGAAGATTGTTTCCAGCGTCAAATAAAGTAACCTGTTTCAAGAATCCTAGTTCGTAAGGCAGGCAGCCGCTTAGTAAATTGTTGAGGAGCAGAACCTCCGTTAAACTTGAGAAAACCCTGGAAATGCTATGTGGGATTGGGCCGAAAAACTTGTTATTAGCTAAGGTGAGGTAAAGAACATGTGCGTTGCCGATGTTTTCAGGCAGCCTGGTCAAGAAATTGTTGTTGTTAATGAATACTACGTCGAGGTCTTTCGTGAAAAGTTGGGACGGGACCGAACCGGTGAAGAAATTGAACCGTATGTCCAAGAAAGACAGGCCGTTCATGCCTACAATGGCTGTGGGAAATGGCCCTGATAACAGGTTGTTACTTACGTCTAACTCGTAGAGATAGGGTAGCTTGGAAATGTTTGGAGAAATTGTTCCTGAAAATCTGTTGGAATTTGCATGGAAAAGAGCTATATCCGGGAGCTGATCAAGAAACCCGTCGAGGGTTGGTGCTGATAATTGGAATCCATTGAAATCAATGGAAGCAAGTGCGATGGCGGATTTGTTATCCGGAGGGGCATCACAGTAAAATCCCTTGTAACTGCATATATCCGTGCCGATCCAGGTGGCTGTGATATTTAATGGATCGGAAATTATGATGTTCTTGAATTTTTGAATGACAGGATACACTACAGCAAGCCTTTCATCAGCAAAAAGAGATGAGACCTGTGAAGGAGAAGGTGCTGGTGGCCGTGTTGTTTGTAGTTTTACCACCCCACCACCGCCTCCGGCGCCACCGCCACTGCCTACTTCAAGTACTTTTTGACAGCGAACTTGTATATTGACATCCAGGGAAATAAGTAGGATCATGCAGATAAAGATCAGAACTTCAACTAATCCGACCAAACATTTCTCcattttatttagtttaatCTTTCTGCAGTTAACTGAGAGAGGAAAGTGAAATAAGAAGGGACTCAACAAAGAATGCAGATttgctataaaaaaaaaagatgatgaCTTTATATAGTCTAAATTTCACAGTAGGCAGTGTCGGAGTTTTTCATTTCTAATTTTAGGCGCCTTGGTCGGTAGAGCAAGGCAATGAGAGCATTTTATTAAGGTTTTTTTTCAGGGAGTATAATTGGTGTATTGTGTGGATAATGTGCATGACAAATAAGTTTGTGGCAAATTTTGATTCTTTATATGCGTCCTAGGTAAGTCTTTATGTCATGCTAACGCATCATATGTTttctgaattattttttaattgtcTCGATGATATACAAAAACATGTTTATCAAAGGCGCCGTCACATCCACTTATTGATGCAGCCCAGCTCAGATTTGTGTTGTCTGCTGAAGACTTTTCGAGGAGGGACCAGAGCGAGCCGCAGCTTGTTTAATATCCATTAAACATTAAAATGACACATTCCAATTGTCACTGTTAATActatttatcatttacatacaagtacatatacgtacGTTGTCGATTGCATTTGCGATCAATTTTGTTGTGGATATTTTCTGTTTACGCGTACATACAAATCGTTGATATTCTCGTGTCCTGTACATAAACAAGAGCTGCTGCTGAGTGGCTTCACTCTTTTTCGGGTGTGCTATTGCTGAGTCCATTCCTTCACAAATTGGAGTTACTGGACCATCCCCAGAGACATGGATGTCCACCGCACAAGATTAAACCAGATGCTAAGGGAACTTCATTACAATTGCTGAGGGTCGACCCTGATTCGGATCGAAGCAGCTTTATATTACAATATGGAAATCTCGTCAGCAATCAACGGAAACAGCAATATCTTACTTTCTTCTGTCGCAAAATCTGGGACATGGTGTTGCATATTCTGAATAATCTTATAAACATTTTGTGTAATATAATTGAGGCAATGAAGTTTCTTCCATCATCACTATTACAATTTACAGCAAAACACTGAAGTGATGAACACACGTTAAGAAAAGGACCATCTTTCCTAAAACTAAGTGTATTTGCGCCGCATTCTGTTGTTATACACAATATACACAGGGGCAATTATCCTCCACAAAGAAAGAATCAGGAAAAAGAAAAACTtgcaaaagcaaaaaaaaaaaaagaacatttCACACACACACTAAAATTTCCTTCACAGCTGATGATGCATCAGAACCCCTTCAAAATTTCACGAGTTGTCACAGATGAATTAACACATCTACTAGATTCTGAAGGTCTAAAAAAATATGTTCCTTTTTCATACTCATTTTTACCGAAAAGGCTACAGGCTACTTCCCAACTTCCAATCATACCTCCCCTGCAATTCAGTTTATCAGATAAGCAGATTGCAAGGCGGCAATCCTACTAAATATCAAGAAAACAATAATAATTGTGATGCATTAGATTAGATTTACCTGCATTTATTTCAAAAGACATCTCAGTGCCGTGTGTTGCGGTCTGGAACCAAAGGAAAGAATAAGCATGGTGGAGATATACAAGCTAGTGACAGTTTCTATACATGACACCAGGAAGAGCTTGTGGACGAGGACGAGCCCGCATGATTGTTTCATCGCTGTGTCTAATCAATTCTGATAGTCTCCAGGGTTTTTGCCACTTCCATTTGAACTGCAATAACCACTGATGATGACTCCTTTTCCATCTCCACAGTTTTCCACCATGTCCAACAAGTGCTAATTTCTTCATTGACAACTGACCAATCGGCACCATCTGCACAAGCCCAAAACATTTGTAATGAGCCTAGATGGAATGCCATATGTGGGAACATGAGGTTGAAGAGTTGAAAATGAACCTTTCGTGTTTGATCCATGAACGCTGGCAATTCTCTAACGGAGCCATTGACAATTCCCGCCGTATATTTAAGTTGTTTCTGTGCTGGCACGGGGATTGGAGACAAAGAACCTGCCATGTCATCGGCAATATGTTTGTGGGAGTTTCCCTGTAGGAAATGAACGGTGGAGACATAAGTAGAAGCAcataaattaaacaaaaaacATAAAGAAACACGCATAAGTAATCATACAGAAGGTGGCGTCCCCAATGCCATGGCAACAGTTTGTTTTAACTCGTTCTCAACTTCCTTCCTCCTAACTTCGCTTTGTCGTAATAAGCCTACAAGTTCTTTTAGCTGTTCTTTCATCTCCTTGATTTCAATATCCTTTTCCCACAATTGGCACCTGTTTATGACATCAAAAccttaaaatttgattttaaatcTGAAAGTTTGAACTATCTAATCAACTTTCCCATTATTACCTTGCTTCGCCAAGATAAGTGAACATATACTGCAGTAGATTTTTCGCTTCCCCCATAGAACGTAGCTGATTCCATCGTCCACGGCTAGCGGAGCTGCGTTCTCGTTCTTCCGCCTCGGAAAGCTGTGAAGCCATTGCCACAAGTGAATTTGATGAAATATTCACCATGCTTTCAAGAGAAGCAATTCTTGACAGTCTAGCATTTGGTGGCATTGAAGATACCCTGAAAATATAGGAAACAAATCAAGAAACAGTCCGTACAATTTATAGAACCTTTAAACTTACCATATTGTACTAATAAATGGTTTACAGTAGGCCAACTATAGGAAATAGTATATATAACGTTCATTCATGACATAATTTCACCTAGAAAATCCATTTTTTCCTCTAGGGGGGCTAACTCCCTTTGAAGC containing:
- the LOC140808139 gene encoding probable WRKY transcription factor 7, producing the protein MAVDLMPGFSFISKMEENAAREAAAAGLQSVDKLVIILSNAKKFHTDPNAAVDCRAVADIAVNKFKKFITLLDRTRTGHARFRRGPVPESKKIEPALESVGPPSQAPKPVDNASSTKIYCPTPVQRLPPLPNHHQKLVRNGSFERKETSTTINFASPATSFMSSLTGDTDSLQPSMSSGFQITNLSQVSSAGRPPLSSSSFKRKCSSMDDSNNKCGGGSTGSRCHCPKKKKSRAKRVMRIPAISMKMADIPPDDYSWRKYGQKPIKGSPHPRGYYKCSSVRGCPARKHVERAFDDPTMLIVTYEGEHNHSHSTTETPPALVLESS
- the LOC140808441 gene encoding uncharacterized protein At4g06744 codes for the protein MEKCLVGLVEVLIFICMILLISLDVNIQVRCQKVLEVGSGGGAGGGGGVVKLQTTRPPAPSPSQVSSLFADERLAVVYPVIQKFKNIIISDPLNITATWIGTDICSYKGFYCDAPPDNKSAIALASIDFNGFQLSAPTLDGFLDQLPDIALFHANSNRFSGTISPNISKLPYLYELDVSNNLLSGPFPTAIVGMNGLSFLDIRFNFFTGSVPSQLFTKDLDVVFINNNNFLTRLPENIGNAHVLYLTLANNKFFGPIPHSISRVFSSLTEVLLLNNLLSGCLPYELGFLKQVTLFDAGNNLLTGLLPFSLGCLQNLEILNFAGNLLYGNVPEVLCSLGNLVNLSLSDNYFMHVGPICLKLVKNGVLDVKKNCIPGLPLQRSVAECAAFFARPRYCPYTATYAHMPCWFPHPNSAPLALSELATSPLP